In one Oscillospiraceae bacterium genomic region, the following are encoded:
- the grdX_2 gene encoding GrdX protein, producing MLLVTNNVKVRDRFGDDVELVFVEGGHADVLARARDLVHKGHRLLTHPLAGSVKPNETPFRSVALESRAGAADPESVALIEDGLAACRKFPPRFLRGEDAPESMKEDFAEIDLRLIEGAITPHLFEGV from the coding sequence ATGCTGCTGGTCACAAACAACGTCAAGGTACGGGACCGATTTGGGGACGACGTGGAGCTGGTGTTCGTGGAGGGCGGTCACGCCGATGTGCTGGCAAGGGCGCGGGACCTTGTCCACAAAGGCCACAGGCTGCTCACACATCCGCTGGCCGGAAGCGTCAAACCCAATGAAACCCCCTTCCGCTCGGTGGCTCTTGAGAGCCGGGCGGGGGCGGCGGACCCGGAATCCGTGGCGCTGATTGAGGACGGGCTGGCGGCCTGCCGGAAGTTTCCGCCCCGCTTCCTGCGGGGGGAGGACGCGCCGGAGTCGATGAAGGAGGACTTCGCGGAGATCGACCTGCGGCTCATTGAGGGGGCAATTACCCCTCATCTATTTGAAGGAGTGTGA
- the gluQ gene encoding glutamyl-Q tRNA(Asp) synthetase, whose translation MEEHIRGRFAPSPSGRMHLGNLFAALLAWLSVRSAGGILTLRMEDLDPDRCRPPYAALLAEDLRWLGLDWDEGYGAGGPDGPYLQSGRTGCYAAAFRTLEARGLVYPCYCTRAERLAASAPHRSDGQAVYGGRCRSLTAAERAALEEIRRPAWRLRVPEGEVSFTDGHCGPFTCDLARDSGDFIIRRSDGVYAYQLAVVADDAAMGVNQVVRGRDLLDSTPRQIYLYGLLGLRAPAFYHVPLLCSGDGRRLSKRDRDLDMGALRARHTPEEILGVLAFLAGLVERPEPVAARALIPEFSWEKVPKEDIILPLELLN comes from the coding sequence ATGGAGGAGCACATACGGGGGCGGTTCGCCCCCAGCCCCAGCGGGCGGATGCACCTGGGCAACCTGTTTGCGGCCCTGCTGGCCTGGCTCTCGGTGCGCTCCGCGGGCGGAATTCTGACGCTGCGCATGGAGGATCTGGACCCGGACCGCTGCCGGCCGCCGTACGCCGCCCTGCTGGCGGAGGATCTGCGCTGGCTGGGGCTGGACTGGGACGAGGGCTATGGGGCGGGCGGCCCGGACGGCCCCTATCTCCAGAGCGGGCGGACGGGGTGCTACGCCGCCGCCTTCCGGACCCTGGAGGCGCGGGGGCTGGTCTACCCCTGCTACTGTACCCGGGCGGAGCGGCTGGCGGCCTCCGCCCCCCACCGCTCGGACGGGCAGGCGGTTTACGGCGGACGCTGCCGGAGCCTGACGGCGGCGGAGCGGGCGGCGCTGGAGGAGATCCGCCGTCCGGCGTGGCGGCTGCGGGTGCCGGAGGGGGAGGTGTCCTTCACGGACGGGCACTGCGGCCCCTTCACCTGCGACTTGGCACGGGACAGCGGGGACTTCATCATCCGGCGCTCGGACGGGGTGTACGCCTACCAGCTGGCCGTGGTGGCGGACGACGCCGCCATGGGGGTGAACCAGGTGGTGCGGGGGCGGGACCTGCTGGACTCCACGCCCCGGCAGATCTACCTGTACGGGCTGCTGGGCCTGCGCGCGCCGGCCTTCTACCACGTGCCGCTGCTGTGCTCCGGCGACGGGCGGCGGCTGAGCAAGCGGGACCGGGATTTGGATATGGGCGCGCTGCGCGCGCGCCATACTCCGGAGGAGATCCTGGGCGTGCTGGCCTTCCTGGCCGGGCTGGTGGAGCGGCCGGAGCCGGTGGCTGCCCGGGCTCTGATTCCGGAATTTTCCTGGGAAAAGGTACCCAAAGAGGACATTATCCTGCCGTTAGAATTGTTGAACTGA
- a CDS encoding molybdopterin biosynthesis protein, with protein MKLIDTRNAVGHVLCHDLTQIIPGVTKDARFRKGHIVAEADIPVLLSMGKDHLYVWEKAEGMLHEDEAAERLRALCQNENMHPTPVKEGKIELVADVDGLFRVDAARLYAVNSVDEIMVATRHTNTAVRRGDKLAGTRVIPLVVAEARLREAEAAAGGAPLLELLPYVRKTAAIVTTGSEVFYGRIEDKFTPVVERKLAGCGISVIQRAKAPDDRAQIVAAIGAARATGAELIVCTGGMSVDPDDQTPGAIKAAGARVVSYGAPVLPGAMFLLGYFEDGTPVMGLPGCVMYAGATVFDLVLPRVAAGVPVSKADLAGMGHGGLCLGCSECRYPVCPFGKGV; from the coding sequence ATGAAGCTCATCGACACCCGGAACGCGGTGGGGCACGTGCTCTGCCACGATCTGACCCAGATCATCCCCGGCGTGACCAAGGACGCCCGCTTCCGCAAGGGCCACATCGTGGCCGAGGCGGACATCCCGGTGCTGCTCTCCATGGGCAAGGACCACCTCTACGTCTGGGAGAAGGCCGAGGGGATGCTCCACGAGGACGAGGCCGCCGAGCGCCTGCGGGCCCTTTGCCAGAACGAAAACATGCACCCCACCCCGGTGAAGGAGGGCAAAATTGAGCTGGTGGCCGACGTGGACGGCCTGTTCCGGGTGGACGCGGCGCGGCTTTACGCCGTCAACTCGGTGGACGAGATCATGGTGGCCACCCGCCACACCAACACCGCCGTGCGCCGGGGGGATAAGCTGGCGGGCACCCGCGTCATCCCCCTGGTGGTGGCCGAGGCGCGGCTCCGGGAGGCCGAGGCGGCCGCCGGGGGCGCGCCCCTGCTGGAGCTGCTGCCCTACGTGCGCAAAACCGCCGCAATCGTCACCACCGGCAGCGAGGTCTTTTACGGCCGGATCGAGGACAAGTTCACCCCCGTGGTGGAGCGGAAGCTGGCCGGCTGCGGCATCTCGGTGATTCAACGGGCCAAGGCCCCCGACGACCGGGCGCAGATCGTCGCCGCCATCGGCGCGGCCAGGGCCACCGGGGCGGAGCTTATCGTCTGCACCGGCGGCATGAGCGTGGACCCGGACGACCAGACCCCCGGCGCCATCAAGGCCGCCGGGGCCCGGGTGGTGTCCTACGGGGCCCCCGTGCTGCCCGGCGCCATGTTCCTGCTGGGGTATTTCGAGGACGGCACCCCCGTCATGGGCCTGCCCGGCTGCGTCATGTACGCCGGGGCCACCGTGTTCGACCTGGTGCTCCCCCGGGTGGCAGCCGGCGTGCCGGTGTCCAAGGCCGATCTGGCGGGCATGGGCCACGGGGGCCTCTGCCTGGGCTGTTCCGAGTGCCGCTACCCGGTCTGCCCCTTCGGCAAGGGGGTGTAG
- a CDS encoding molybdopterin molybdenumtransferase MoeA, producing MEQRIELERAVALLTRGASPLGAETLPLPDCLGRVLAEDCFAPQDQPPFDRSPLDGYALRAADLEAACPERPARLAVVDRVCAGDVARVGVEPGQAVRIMTGAMLPAGADCVVRQEDTDRGEPVVSVYVSLGRHANYVFQGEDYRAGSLLLPAGTVVDAAAVGLLAGAGLARLNVYRLPSVAVLSTGDEVVEPHVRPLPPGKIYGSNLHLILARLRELGIQRLAGEQAPDDPAGVARAMGRLLETYDVLITTGGVSEGDKDVLHAALPLLGAEQVFWRVRAKPGTPAMFSRLGGKPILSLSGNPFACAATFELLARPLLAALSVNPALLPRRARAALTDGFSKPSPQRRFARGICRDGAVTPAGKDSPGLLSSFVGCNCLIEIPAGSPALEAGARVDVLLL from the coding sequence GTGGAACAGCGCATTGAGCTGGAGCGCGCCGTGGCGCTGCTGACCCGGGGGGCCTCCCCCCTGGGCGCCGAGACCCTCCCCCTGCCCGACTGCCTGGGCCGGGTGCTGGCGGAGGACTGCTTCGCCCCCCAGGACCAGCCCCCCTTCGACCGCTCCCCCCTGGACGGCTACGCCCTGCGCGCCGCCGACCTGGAGGCGGCCTGCCCGGAACGCCCCGCCCGCCTGGCCGTGGTGGACCGGGTGTGCGCTGGGGACGTGGCCCGGGTGGGCGTGGAGCCGGGCCAGGCCGTGCGCATCATGACGGGGGCCATGCTCCCCGCCGGGGCGGACTGCGTGGTGCGGCAGGAGGACACCGACCGGGGCGAGCCCGTGGTCTCGGTGTACGTGTCCCTCGGCAGGCACGCCAACTACGTCTTTCAGGGCGAGGACTACCGGGCCGGATCCCTCCTCCTCCCCGCCGGGACCGTGGTGGATGCCGCCGCCGTGGGCCTGCTGGCCGGGGCGGGGCTTGCCCGGCTGAATGTGTACCGCCTGCCCTCGGTGGCCGTGCTCTCCACCGGGGACGAGGTGGTGGAGCCCCACGTCCGCCCCCTGCCCCCCGGCAAGATCTACGGCTCCAACCTGCACCTGATCCTGGCCCGGCTGCGGGAGCTGGGTATTCAGCGGCTGGCCGGGGAGCAGGCCCCGGACGACCCCGCCGGCGTGGCGCGGGCCATGGGGCGGCTGCTGGAGACTTACGACGTGCTGATCACCACCGGCGGCGTGTCCGAGGGGGACAAGGACGTGCTGCACGCCGCCCTGCCCCTGCTGGGGGCGGAGCAGGTCTTTTGGCGGGTGCGGGCCAAGCCGGGCACCCCGGCCATGTTCTCCCGCCTGGGGGGCAAGCCCATCCTGTCCCTCTCCGGCAACCCCTTCGCCTGCGCCGCCACCTTCGAGCTGCTGGCGCGGCCCCTGCTGGCCGCCCTGTCGGTCAATCCCGCCCTGCTGCCCCGGCGGGCCCGGGCCGCGCTGACGGACGGCTTTTCCAAGCCCAGCCCCCAGCGGCGCTTCGCCCGGGGGATCTGCCGGGACGGGGCGGTGACCCCCGCCGGGAAGGACTCCCCCGGCCTGCTGTCCTCCTTCGTGGGCTGCAACTGCCTCATCGAAATCCCGGCAGGCAGCCCCGCGCTGGAGGCGGGGGCCCGGGTGGACGTGCTGCTGCTGTAG
- the moaC gene encoding cyclic pyranopterin monophosphate synthase accessory protein, with the protein MEPSFNHFDGEGNAIMVDVSSKPPTHREAMAAGVIHVSRAVLDAITGHTAAKGDVLGVARVAGIMATKRTSDLIPLCHPLMLSNAAVDFTVLEDACAVEARCTVKLDGKTGVEMEALTGVTVALMTIYDMCKAIDKSMVLSDIRLLHKEGGKSGVYDHA; encoded by the coding sequence ATGGAACCGAGCTTCAACCACTTCGACGGGGAGGGCAACGCCATCATGGTGGACGTGTCCTCCAAGCCCCCCACCCACAGGGAGGCGATGGCGGCGGGCGTCATCCACGTCTCCCGCGCCGTGCTGGACGCCATCACGGGGCACACCGCGGCCAAGGGCGACGTGCTGGGGGTGGCCCGGGTGGCGGGCATCATGGCCACCAAGCGCACCTCCGATCTGATCCCCCTGTGCCACCCGCTCATGCTCTCCAACGCAGCCGTGGACTTCACCGTGCTGGAGGATGCCTGCGCCGTGGAGGCCCGCTGCACCGTCAAGCTGGACGGCAAGACCGGGGTGGAGATGGAGGCCCTCACCGGGGTCACCGTGGCCCTGATGACCATCTACGACATGTGCAAGGCCATTGATAAATCCATGGTGCTCTCCGACATCCGCCTGCTGCACAAGGAGGGGGGCAAATCGGGGGTGTACGACCATGCGTGA
- a CDS encoding GTP 3',8-cyclase MoaA produces the protein MTDGQGRAIDYLRISVTDRCNLRCTYCMPPGGVKWISHTDILSYEEILRLVSLFAEIGVKRIRLTGGEPLVRRGLPDLVRGLRAIPGISSVMATTNGTLLAGQLPALLDAGLNGVNLSLDTLDRAQFAAITRRDALPAALEGLEAALAAPGLTVKLNCVPTAFNAGQWVPLAALARDRALSVRFIELMPIGLGGDMPGVAEDDLRAALEAAFGPLSPCDPDPGGGPCRYFRPAGFRGKIGFISAMTHQFCAQCNRVRLTATGFLKTCLQYEDGADLAAPLRAGAGDGELRAIIRDAIARKPRQHRFNDAAPAGRERHNMNQIGG, from the coding sequence ATGACCGACGGACAGGGCCGCGCCATCGACTATCTGCGCATCTCGGTCACCGACCGCTGCAACCTGCGCTGCACCTACTGCATGCCCCCGGGCGGTGTAAAGTGGATTTCCCATACAGATATTCTGTCCTATGAGGAAATCCTCCGTCTGGTCTCCCTGTTCGCCGAAATCGGTGTCAAGCGCATCCGCCTGACAGGCGGCGAACCGCTGGTCCGCAGAGGTCTGCCCGACCTGGTGCGCGGCCTGCGGGCAATTCCGGGGATTTCCTCCGTGATGGCCACCACCAACGGCACCCTTTTGGCCGGGCAGCTCCCCGCCCTGCTGGACGCGGGCCTGAACGGCGTGAACCTGAGCCTGGACACCCTGGACCGGGCGCAGTTCGCCGCCATCACCCGCCGGGACGCCCTCCCCGCCGCCCTGGAAGGGCTGGAGGCCGCCCTGGCCGCCCCCGGCCTGACGGTCAAGCTCAACTGCGTGCCCACGGCGTTCAACGCCGGACAGTGGGTCCCCCTGGCCGCCCTGGCCCGGGACCGGGCGCTGTCGGTGCGCTTCATCGAGCTGATGCCCATCGGCCTGGGCGGGGATATGCCCGGCGTGGCGGAGGACGATCTGCGCGCCGCGCTGGAGGCCGCCTTCGGCCCCCTCTCCCCCTGCGATCCAGACCCCGGCGGCGGGCCCTGCCGCTACTTCCGCCCGGCGGGCTTCCGGGGGAAGATCGGCTTTATCAGCGCCATGACCCACCAGTTCTGCGCCCAGTGCAACCGGGTGCGGCTCACCGCCACCGGCTTTCTCAAGACCTGCCTGCAGTATGAGGACGGGGCGGATCTGGCCGCGCCGCTGCGCGCCGGGGCGGGGGACGGGGAGCTGCGCGCCATCATCCGGGACGCCATCGCGCGCAAACCCCGGCAGCACCGCTTCAACGACGCCGCCCCGGCGGGCCGGGAGCGGCACAATATGAATCAGATAGGAGGCTGA
- a CDS encoding molybdopterin-guanine dinucleotide biosynthesis protein B, translating to MREPAVVAVSGIKNSGKTTFIDEMLPHFFAQGLRVAVVKHDGHSFVPDPPDTDTGRHLAAGACGTAVFDGEKYKVVRRGRVTERELIPFFPDADLILLEGLKGSDWPKLELVRGAVSSAPVCDPKNLLALVTDLELSLPGVPVVALDDPAGAAQVILRYMRGRRL from the coding sequence ATGCGTGAGCCCGCCGTGGTCGCCGTCAGCGGCATCAAAAATTCGGGCAAGACCACCTTTATCGACGAGATGCTGCCCCACTTCTTCGCCCAGGGCCTGCGGGTGGCGGTCGTCAAGCACGACGGCCACTCCTTCGTCCCCGACCCGCCGGACACCGACACCGGCCGCCACCTGGCCGCCGGGGCCTGCGGCACCGCCGTCTTCGACGGGGAGAAGTACAAGGTCGTCCGCCGGGGGAGGGTGACGGAGCGGGAGCTGATCCCCTTCTTCCCCGACGCGGACCTCATTTTGCTGGAGGGCCTCAAGGGCTCGGACTGGCCCAAGCTGGAGCTGGTGCGGGGGGCGGTCTCCTCCGCGCCGGTGTGCGATCCGAAAAACCTGCTGGCCCTGGTCACCGACCTGGAGCTCTCCCTCCCCGGCGTGCCGGTGGTGGCCCTGGACGACCCGGCGGGGGCGGCGCAGGTCATTTTGCGGTACATGAGGGGGCGCAGGCTATGA